The following are from one region of the bacterium genome:
- a CDS encoding cyclic nucleotide-binding domain-containing protein, whose translation MKPHELARSSFFKDLSPTELTDIAALMTKDHFQAGETIFEQGTPGDYFFYIASGSVRVWLKLEDGGARELAELGPGQFFGELALLDKEPRTAGVEAVGNCEVWKLERDEFLNLLRGNAQMAVKLLQVVGARLRRADEVIQMLSAR comes from the coding sequence GTGAAACCGCACGAGTTGGCCCGGTCCAGCTTTTTCAAGGACCTCTCGCCGACCGAGCTGACCGATATCGCCGCCCTGATGACCAAGGACCACTTCCAGGCCGGAGAGACGATTTTCGAGCAGGGTACGCCTGGCGACTACTTCTTCTACATCGCCTCGGGCTCGGTGCGGGTCTGGCTCAAGCTCGAGGACGGCGGGGCCCGCGAGCTGGCCGAGCTCGGCCCGGGGCAGTTCTTCGGCGAGCTGGCCCTCCTGGACAAAGAGCCGAGGACCGCCGGTGTCGAGGCCGTCGGAAACTGCGAGGTCTGGAAGCTCGAGCGCGACGAGTTCCTCAACCTCCTGCGCGGGAACGCCCAGATGGCGGTCAAGCTGCTCCAAGTCGTCGGCGCCCGCCTCCGCCGCGCCGATGAGGTCATCCAGATGCTCTCGGCGAGATGA
- a CDS encoding DNRLRE domain-containing protein: protein MKRTLALLVVLAVAVQANPTAWQADADAHVINQSPDENFGSLDEIAVRYDEHTEYRSFIHFDLPDPHGDDEVMEGVLELNVDTYHSPGIIGIYLLSEDWDELSVTWNDQPTYDTEKMLFQDWVYYYGYWIELTLDGSVLTEWFQEEPFNNYGMIMIADPDMSWPNIFFKSRETSSEPLLWLYPDPWPVESVSWGVIKANDW from the coding sequence ATGAAACGGACGCTTGCATTGCTCGTCGTGCTCGCGGTTGCGGTTCAGGCGAATCCAACCGCGTGGCAGGCCGACGCCGACGCACATGTTATCAACCAATCACCTGATGAAAATTTCGGTTCTCTTGATGAAATCGCTGTTCGGTACGACGAACATACGGAGTATCGCTCCTTCATCCACTTCGATCTCCCCGATCCACACGGCGACGATGAGGTAATGGAGGGTGTGCTCGAGTTGAACGTTGACACGTATCATTCGCCTGGAATAATCGGAATCTATCTGCTCAGTGAGGATTGGGATGAACTGTCGGTCACGTGGAACGATCAACCGACATATGACACTGAAAAGATGCTGTTTCAGGATTGGGTCTATTATTATGGATATTGGATAGAATTGACATTGGATGGGTCCGTTCTTACGGAATGGTTTCAGGAGGAGCCGTTCAACAATTACGGGATGATTATGATTGCAGACCCGGATATGTCCTGGCCTAACATTTTCTTTAAGAGTCGCGAGACCTCTTCTGAACCTTTGCTCTGGTTATATCCGGATCCATGGCCCGTCGAATCTGTTTCCTGGGGGGTCATCAAGGCGAACGATTGGTAA